A DNA window from Salvelinus fontinalis isolate EN_2023a chromosome 28, ASM2944872v1, whole genome shotgun sequence contains the following coding sequences:
- the LOC129826110 gene encoding phosphatidylinositol polyphosphate 5-phosphatase type IV-like, with protein MRMTENGEDSSPSQPDGVLPRGAPGGKDPEGVSSDKMPVNPPTEDIKPTKLLDTLKFPQDVQDQSSKTSLYQPRPPLLPKPPALSKGGKSGSMEEVRSRRLKHSQESLTDPAETGSSTDSLKEDSAVTGVFPLSGAATLRNGQSSIVGPLLTPTGSPVFRARGQSLSEYERRPHDHYGDPAEQRGRPFKVRLSPLQPSGPLPALEQTLASESLRTANRIDRDCVDYGTVPGRAGPERLHLHRNLSDSRLLDNMVSDNTSVNSMKSTFSVLNPIRPRDVRNRSFLEGSVLGSGALLGAEELDRYFPERRVGIYIATWNMHGEKGLPNNLDDLLLPTDSEFAQDFYIIGVQEGCPDRREWEIRLQETLGPYYVMLYAASHGVLYLTVFVRRDLIWFCSEVEHATVTTRIMSQIKTKGAVGIGFTFFGTSFLFITSHFTSGDSRVYERILDYNKIVEALALPKVLPDTNPYRSTSSDVTTRFDEVFWFGDFNFRLSEDRGGVEALLNQNQGVDMGPLLHHDQLSKEMKDGSIFKGFQEALIQFLPTYKFDVGCDVYDTTSKQRTPSYTDRILFRNRQVDDIKVIKYTSCSMIKTSDHRPVIGMFQVKLRPGRDNIPLGAGQFDRSLYLEGIRRRITRELKKREATKDQGSSTICSIS; from the exons ATGAGGATGACTGAGAATGGGGAGGACAGTAGCCCCTCTCAGCCTGATGGAGTGTTACCTCGTGGAGCTCCTGGTGGGAAGGATCCAGAAGGAGTTAGCAGTGACAAGATGCCAGTGAACCCCCCTACAGAGGACATCAAACCCACCAAGCTCCTCGACACCCTGAAATTCCCTCAGGATGTACAAGACCAAAGCAGCAAGACCAGTCTCTACCAACCGCGACCGCCCCTACTGCCCAAGCCCCCTGCACTGTCGAAGGGAGGGAAGAGTGGTTCGATGGAGGAGGTGAGAAGCAGAAGACTTAAGCACAGCCAGGAGAGTCTGACTGACCCAGCTGAGACTGGTTCCTCCACAGACTCTCTTAAGGAGGACTCGGCAGTTACAGGTGTGTTCCCCTTGAGCGGTGCTGCCACCTTAAGGAACGGACAGAGCTCCATCGTTGGACCCCTCTTAACTCCTACAGGGTCCCCTGTCTTCAGAGCCAGGGGCCAGAGCCTCTCCGAGTACGAGAGGAGGCCCCACGACCACTACGGTGACCCAGCGGAGCAGCGGGGGAGGCCCTTCAAGGTACGCCTCTCTCCCTTACAGCCATCGGGTCCACTTCCTGCTCTGGAGCAGACCTTGGCGTCGGAGTCCTTAAGGACGGCTAATCGGATTGACAGGGATTGCGTGGATTATGGCACTGTGCCGGGGAGAGCTGGGCCGGAGAGGCTGCACCTGCACAGGAACCTGAGCGACAGCCGGCTTCTGGATAACATGGTGTCGGACAACACCTCTGTCAACTCCATGAAGTCCACCTTCAGCGTGTTGAACCCCATCAGACCCAGGGACGTCAGGAACAG GAGTTTTCTGGAGGGCAGCGTGCTGGGCAGTGGTGCCCTTTTGGGCGCTGAGGAGCTGGACCGCTATTTCCCAGAGAGGAGAGTTGGCATCTACATAGCCACATGGAACATGCATGGAGAGAAG GGACTTCCAAACAACCTAGATGATCTGTTGCTCCCGACAGACTCTGAATTTGCACAAGACTTTTACATCATCGGAGTCCAGGAGGGATGTCCTGACCG gagGGAATGGGAGATCCGTCTTCAGGAGACTCTGGGGCCGTACTATGTCATGCTCTACGCAGCCTCCCACGGGGTTCTCTACCTCACGGTGTTCGTCAGGAGGGACCTCATTTGGTTCTGCTCAG AAGTGGAGCATGCCACGGTCACAACACGCATCATGTCTCAGATCAAAACCAAAGGAGCCGTGGGGATCGGCTTCACCTTCTTTGGCACTTCCTTCCTCTTCATCACCTCCCATTTTACCT CTGGAGATTCCAGAGTGTACGAGAGGATTCTGGACTACAACAAGATCGTTGAAGCACTTGCTCTCCCTAAAGTTCTTCCAGACACCAACCCTTACCGCTCCACATCCT CGGATGTGACAACACGGTTTGATGAGGTTTTTTGGTTTGGGGACTTTAACTTCCGCCTGAGTGAAGACCGTGGGGGGGTAGAGGCCCTTCTAAACCAgaaccagggtgtggacatgggccctcttctccaccatgaCCAACTCTCCAAGGAAATGAAGGATG GTTCCATCTTTAAAGGCTTCCAGGAAGCACTGATTCAGTTCCTCCCCACCTACAAATTTGACGTTGGCTGTGACGTGTACGACACCACCTCTAAGCAGAGAACTCCCTCATACACA GACAGAATACTGTTCAGGAACAGGCAGGTGGATGACATCAAAGTGATAAAGTACACCAGCTGTTCAATGATAAAGACGTCAGACCACCGGCCTGTCATCGGCATGTTCCAGGTCAAACTCCGTCCTGGAAGAGACAA TATTCCTCTGGGAGCGGGTCAGTTTGACAGGAGTCTGTACCTGGAGGGTATCAGGAGGAGGATCACCAGAGAGCTGAAGAAGAGAGAAGCCACGAAGGACCAGGGCAGCAGCACCATCTGCTCCATCTCCTGA